The following are from one region of the Cystobacter fuscus DSM 2262 genome:
- a CDS encoding LptF/LptG family permease — translation MSATLFRYVARTYVGFAVGILCALVTVFLVVDFVDRSRMYTGEGWVWSVVVLYANKALLSVQQLGPAALLLAAGAAVSSLRKRGEVTAMRALSFGPKALYLPVGVCVALACVGLIAFDEWVVVPAGIRVDEITTQRFNRWGDWGMYHTPKQWFRRGDHIFYLRSGSAQEGFVDVAILTVTPDFRLERRVDARSMHPVEGTRWKLEGVVERSFTRDGQSSVRELDEVEYDLGASARTFRIRPGRPEQMRVPVLREQISARGEVGLATRQFSLVLHNRFAYPLAGLPAALLAVGLALRPGRKGNLTVALVEGLLISVIMWGLMVVARTLVLSERLSPVLAAWFPVALLVVAAALLWLRGEGRLGKGAG, via the coding sequence GTGAGCGCCACGCTCTTCCGCTACGTGGCCCGCACGTACGTGGGCTTCGCGGTGGGTATCCTCTGTGCCCTGGTCACGGTGTTCCTGGTGGTGGACTTCGTGGACCGCTCGCGCATGTACACCGGCGAGGGCTGGGTGTGGAGCGTCGTCGTGCTGTACGCGAACAAGGCGCTGCTCTCCGTGCAGCAGCTCGGGCCGGCGGCGCTGCTGCTCGCGGCCGGGGCGGCGGTGTCCTCGCTGCGCAAGCGCGGCGAGGTGACGGCGATGCGCGCCTTGTCCTTCGGTCCCAAGGCCCTCTACCTGCCCGTGGGGGTGTGCGTGGCGCTGGCGTGCGTGGGGCTCATCGCCTTCGACGAGTGGGTGGTGGTGCCCGCGGGCATCCGCGTGGATGAGATCACCACCCAGCGCTTCAACCGCTGGGGCGACTGGGGCATGTACCACACGCCCAAGCAGTGGTTCCGCCGGGGAGACCACATCTTCTACCTGCGCAGCGGCAGCGCGCAGGAGGGCTTCGTGGACGTGGCCATCCTCACCGTGACGCCGGATTTCCGGCTCGAGCGGCGCGTGGATGCCCGGAGCATGCATCCCGTGGAGGGCACGCGCTGGAAGCTGGAGGGCGTGGTGGAGCGCTCCTTCACGCGCGACGGCCAGTCCTCGGTGCGCGAGCTGGACGAGGTGGAGTACGACCTGGGCGCCAGCGCGAGGACCTTCCGCATCCGTCCGGGCCGGCCCGAGCAGATGCGGGTGCCGGTGCTGCGCGAGCAGATCTCCGCGCGCGGGGAGGTGGGACTGGCGACGCGGCAGTTCTCGCTCGTGCTCCACAACCGCTTCGCCTATCCGCTGGCGGGCCTGCCCGCGGCGCTCTTGGCGGTGGGCCTGGCGCTGCGGCCGGGACGCAAGGGCAACCTGACGGTGGCGCTCGTCGAGGGGTTGCTCATCTCGGTGATCATGTGGGGCCTGATGGTGGTGGCCCGGACGCTGGTGCTCTCCGAGCGGCTGTCGCCCGTGCTGGCGGCGTGGTTCCCCGTCGCCCTGCTCGTCGTGGCCGCGGCCCTGCTGTGGTTGCGCGGCGAGGGCCGCCTGGGCAAGGGGGCGGGGTGA
- a CDS encoding LptF/LptG family permease: MNLLSRYLLKELVIPLVVWVAFLFLLLFVMQFLRGTDVLLGSAVTLGDMGWLLVYLSPHFLVMALPIAFLLAILLGLGRLSEDREITALQALGIGPVRLIAGPLFIGTVLSALMLLITCTAEPWGLTSVKEFVAEIIKKNVVGDVKPGVFYEDLSNLTLYAEQVEEGGEHQWTHVLLHDDREPSAPLLMLARQGQVNTSTAGQVLTLVLGDGEAHRTNRGEASYSVITFEKAEIAVGVEGRMGRRNRFRSPKEELTPVELLEAAEEAERTGGDPRPFRMALYTRLGNALAPLSFALLGTPLAIGRRQGGRAWGFLLTLAGYVLFYLLTRVFEQMGQQGRLPMPLAGQLTNLIFCAVGAVALYRVNRSGTVR; encoded by the coding sequence GTGAACCTGCTCTCGCGCTACCTGCTGAAGGAGCTGGTCATCCCCCTGGTGGTGTGGGTGGCCTTCCTCTTCCTCCTGCTGTTCGTCATGCAGTTCCTGCGCGGCACGGATGTGCTCCTCGGCTCGGCGGTGACGCTCGGGGACATGGGGTGGCTGCTCGTCTACCTGTCGCCCCACTTCCTGGTGATGGCGCTGCCCATCGCCTTCCTGCTGGCCATCCTCCTGGGGCTGGGCCGCCTGTCGGAGGACAGGGAGATCACCGCCCTGCAGGCGCTCGGCATCGGTCCGGTGCGGCTGATCGCCGGGCCCCTGTTCATCGGCACCGTGCTCTCCGCGCTGATGCTGCTCATCACCTGCACCGCCGAGCCCTGGGGGCTCACCAGCGTGAAGGAGTTCGTCGCGGAGATCATCAAGAAGAACGTCGTGGGCGACGTGAAGCCCGGCGTCTTCTACGAGGACCTCTCCAACCTTACCCTCTACGCCGAGCAGGTGGAGGAGGGAGGGGAGCACCAGTGGACGCACGTGCTGCTGCACGATGACCGGGAGCCGTCCGCGCCGCTGCTGATGCTCGCGCGCCAGGGCCAGGTGAACACGAGCACCGCCGGGCAGGTGCTCACGCTGGTGCTCGGCGACGGCGAGGCGCACCGGACCAACCGCGGCGAGGCGTCCTACTCCGTCATCACCTTCGAGAAGGCGGAGATCGCCGTGGGCGTGGAGGGCAGGATGGGTCGGCGCAATCGCTTCCGCTCGCCCAAGGAAGAGCTCACCCCGGTCGAGTTGCTGGAGGCCGCGGAAGAGGCCGAGCGCACGGGGGGCGATCCCCGGCCCTTCCGCATGGCGCTGTACACCCGGTTGGGCAACGCGCTCGCGCCGCTGTCCTTCGCGCTGCTGGGCACGCCGCTGGCCATCGGTCGCCGACAGGGCGGACGCGCCTGGGGGTTCCTGCTCACGCTGGCCGGCTACGTGCTCTTCTACCTGCTCACGCGGGTCTTCGAGCAGATGGGCCAGCAGGGACGGCTGCCGATGCCGCTGGCGGGCCAGCTCACCAACCTCATCTTCTGCGCGGTGGGCGCCGTGGCCCTCTACCGCGTCAACCGCTCGGGGACGGTGCGGTGA
- the purD gene encoding phosphoribosylamine--glycine ligase: protein MKVLLLGSGAREHALAWKLSQSPRLTKLWVGPGNVGTSRVGTNVPLDAQDPTAVVAFARREAVDLVVVGPEAPLVAGVADALAVAGIPCFGPVEAAARVEGSKAFAKEIMVEAGVPTADYRVFTDLAEAEAHAVAQGRIVVKADGLAAGKGVIVAHDAEAAREAVRAVGAMGSAGQRLVLEELLEGEEVSVIAMCDGERYVLLPPAQDHKRVGEGDTGPNTGGMGAYAPAPFLTPGQLAEVGEQVIAPTLATLRRRGTPFRGALYAGLMLTPRGPKVLEFNARFGDPETQVLMMQLAEDVLPLLDACARGKLEPRVLAVHPGASVGVVLAAEGYPEAPRKGARIEGVDTVASDCPVFVAGVDGEWRTAGGRVLTVCARGTDLAQARAHAYAAVERIRFEGMHFRRDIGAKGLGAPAVTP from the coding sequence GTGAAGGTTCTTCTCCTCGGCTCCGGCGCGCGCGAGCACGCGCTCGCCTGGAAGCTGTCCCAGAGTCCACGGCTCACGAAGCTGTGGGTGGGACCCGGCAACGTGGGCACTTCTCGCGTGGGCACCAACGTGCCGCTGGACGCGCAGGATCCCACCGCGGTGGTGGCGTTCGCCCGCCGCGAAGCGGTGGATCTGGTGGTGGTGGGTCCCGAGGCGCCGCTGGTGGCGGGCGTGGCGGACGCGCTCGCCGTGGCGGGCATCCCATGCTTCGGGCCGGTGGAGGCCGCCGCGCGCGTCGAGGGCTCCAAGGCCTTCGCCAAGGAGATCATGGTGGAGGCGGGCGTGCCCACCGCGGACTACCGCGTGTTCACCGATCTGGCCGAGGCCGAGGCCCATGCGGTGGCGCAGGGCCGCATCGTCGTCAAGGCGGATGGGCTGGCCGCGGGCAAGGGCGTCATCGTGGCGCACGATGCCGAGGCCGCGCGCGAGGCGGTGCGGGCGGTGGGCGCCATGGGCAGCGCCGGCCAGCGGCTGGTGCTGGAGGAACTGCTCGAGGGCGAGGAGGTGTCCGTCATCGCCATGTGCGACGGCGAGCGCTACGTGCTCCTGCCTCCCGCGCAGGATCACAAGCGCGTGGGAGAAGGGGACACGGGCCCCAACACGGGAGGCATGGGCGCGTACGCTCCCGCGCCCTTCCTGACCCCCGGGCAACTCGCCGAGGTGGGTGAGCAGGTGATCGCTCCGACGCTGGCGACGCTGAGGCGGCGGGGCACGCCCTTCCGGGGCGCGCTGTACGCGGGGCTGATGCTCACCCCGCGCGGCCCCAAGGTGCTGGAGTTCAACGCGCGCTTCGGCGACCCCGAGACGCAGGTGTTGATGATGCAGCTGGCCGAGGACGTGCTGCCGCTGCTGGACGCGTGCGCGCGGGGCAAGCTGGAGCCGCGGGTGCTCGCGGTGCATCCCGGCGCCTCGGTGGGCGTGGTGCTCGCCGCCGAGGGCTATCCGGAAGCGCCCCGGAAGGGAGCGCGCATCGAGGGGGTCGACACGGTCGCCTCCGACTGCCCGGTGTTCGTCGCGGGCGTGGACGGTGAGTGGCGGACGGCGGGAGGCCGGGTGCTCACCGTGTGCGCGCGGGGCACGGATCTCGCCCAGGCGCGTGCCCACGCCTACGCCGCCGTGGAGCGCATCCGCTTCGAGGGCATGCACTTCCGCCGGGACATCGGAGCCAAGGGGCTTGGCGCGCCCGCCGTGACGCCGTGA
- a CDS encoding tetratricopeptide repeat protein: protein MRITCQKCAAAYAIDDRVITPKGVRAQCPRCRHLQLVKREESASSAEPAPEPAPAAKPAAAKPAAAAAKPAAAAAKPAAAAVAKPAAAAVAKPAAAAAAKPAAAAAKPAAAAAKPAAAAAKPAAAAAKPAAAAAKPSAARPAASARPATLSDELFGDLSQLSPPTGEIPTDSLLDDVSPSDGPPPSPFPPASKDSLFGDIGELTQSSPSNPTLEAEDEGRQHTPSYSLPSGDLLFDEPEPPPPASAPPPTRPAPKPAVQARQEAAPAAPAFPAPSDDALFDFNAPPGFDAPPPAPPPPARPAAQARAAPQPAPEPSDDALFDFNAPPGFDAPPPAEAPAPAAGGDPLLDFFGAAPDAAPPAAPARPAPFAAPAPAPTPVAKGCRECGKPLVDPFDQALGACEDCRHRGQNPEPQSAQEAAPSVEVIDLPPMDSSMPEAGRSIPAAPPLPPEPRSAARAAAARTGVAVSASSGRSKGPLVAAVVVLLLAGAGAAAYFLSPDVKTLVEKPLAAAGSGSGSAPKKQDPSEPLPPAVAAVLPRWQLLFVDSDSKEGDSQRLLEEGQALLAKDQRFAYAQAAELFQRALLADPRSDAAIGGYVQALALGRGSLMDDTSFQEARSLIEAAEQRDPGNADLRVAHANLLLAHPEDSGNLEQARKIAEDVLADTKEGTGVQKAEAHLVMGRTFMASSRELAIEHFESALAISSELERVHYYRALLDESSGDYSAAIGRLQKRLEQDPEHWETISTLVRIYLEVGEPQLARQLYETRLKAAPNDFQTLLASAVMRYQAEGSLQAALKALRGMLDNRDKYDQRQVAELLLHLSITERLANNLDASAKAGREALQLEKNNPAVHLQLFFVSLARKDAAEATSHLAILKGHLGEPALEKILEGRLRLLERKPAEAMTLFTEAAKLDPRHTDALLLAGVAAAQDGRREEAFRVLAQALLGDPHRVAPRPVLTPFYQRPGELIQGLDGSIAGIARGDDDLLPFLYEGLLRYHQGEGAAAEKMFKKVSDVDASNAQASSFRALLAMARRDRKSADDAKGHAARAVAGGRQVALAHYVQGLVLINSKQVEPARKSLREAVALAPKLYAAEVKLGELEAPSSPGPVRERLVRLLGIDPSYLPAKRVLYLIDKRG, encoded by the coding sequence ATGCGGATTACCTGCCAAAAATGCGCGGCGGCCTACGCCATCGATGACCGGGTCATCACCCCCAAGGGCGTGCGTGCGCAGTGCCCACGCTGCCGCCATTTGCAGTTGGTGAAGCGAGAGGAGTCCGCGTCTTCCGCGGAGCCCGCCCCGGAGCCGGCTCCAGCCGCCAAGCCAGCAGCCGCGAAACCCGCCGCTGCTGCCGCCAAGCCCGCCGCCGCAGCCGCGAAACCCGCCGCCGCCGCAGTCGCCAAACCCGCCGCCGCCGCAGTCGCCAAACCCGCCGCCGCCGCCGCCGCGAAACCCGCCGCCGCCGCCGCGAAACCCGCCGCTGCTGCCGCCAAGCCCGCCGCCGCCGCCGCGAAACCCGCCGCCGCAGCCGCCAAGCCCGCCGCCGCAGCCGCCAAGCCCTCTGCCGCCAGGCCGGCGGCTTCGGCGCGTCCCGCGACCCTGTCCGACGAGCTGTTTGGCGACCTGAGCCAGCTCTCCCCTCCGACGGGTGAGATCCCCACGGACTCCCTGCTGGATGATGTCTCGCCCTCCGACGGACCTCCGCCGTCGCCCTTTCCGCCCGCCTCCAAGGACTCGCTGTTCGGAGACATCGGGGAACTCACCCAGTCCTCGCCGTCCAATCCGACGCTCGAGGCCGAGGATGAGGGCCGGCAGCACACTCCGAGCTACTCGCTGCCCTCGGGAGACCTGCTGTTCGACGAGCCCGAGCCGCCTCCTCCCGCGTCCGCTCCACCTCCGACGAGGCCCGCCCCCAAGCCCGCCGTGCAGGCCAGGCAGGAGGCCGCGCCGGCCGCCCCCGCCTTCCCGGCGCCGTCGGACGACGCCCTGTTCGACTTCAACGCTCCTCCGGGCTTCGACGCGCCTCCCCCCGCGCCGCCTCCTCCTGCCCGGCCGGCCGCTCAGGCCAGAGCAGCGCCGCAGCCCGCTCCGGAGCCATCGGACGACGCCCTGTTCGACTTCAACGCTCCTCCGGGCTTCGACGCGCCTCCCCCCGCGGAGGCGCCCGCGCCCGCGGCCGGGGGAGATCCCCTCCTCGACTTCTTCGGGGCTGCCCCCGACGCCGCGCCCCCCGCCGCGCCCGCCAGGCCCGCTCCGTTTGCAGCACCGGCACCCGCTCCCACTCCGGTGGCCAAGGGGTGCCGTGAGTGTGGCAAGCCGCTCGTGGATCCCTTCGATCAGGCGCTCGGCGCGTGCGAGGACTGCCGGCACCGGGGCCAGAATCCCGAGCCCCAGTCCGCGCAGGAGGCGGCACCCTCCGTCGAGGTGATTGACCTGCCGCCCATGGACTCGTCCATGCCCGAGGCGGGGCGTTCCATTCCCGCCGCTCCCCCGTTGCCTCCCGAGCCTCGAAGCGCCGCGCGCGCCGCGGCTGCGCGCACGGGCGTGGCCGTGTCGGCCTCCAGTGGTCGGAGCAAGGGTCCGCTGGTGGCCGCGGTGGTGGTGCTGTTGCTCGCTGGCGCCGGCGCGGCCGCGTACTTCCTCTCTCCCGACGTGAAGACGCTGGTGGAGAAGCCACTGGCCGCGGCGGGGTCGGGGTCGGGGTCGGCCCCCAAGAAGCAGGACCCTTCGGAACCGTTGCCTCCCGCGGTGGCGGCCGTGTTGCCGCGCTGGCAGCTGTTGTTCGTGGACAGCGACAGCAAGGAGGGCGACAGCCAGCGATTGCTCGAGGAGGGCCAGGCCCTGCTCGCCAAGGATCAACGCTTCGCCTATGCGCAAGCGGCGGAGCTGTTCCAGCGCGCGCTGCTGGCGGATCCCAGGAGTGACGCGGCCATTGGCGGCTATGTCCAGGCGCTCGCGCTGGGGCGTGGCTCCCTGATGGACGACACGAGCTTCCAGGAAGCGCGCTCGCTCATCGAGGCCGCGGAGCAGCGCGACCCGGGCAACGCCGATCTGCGCGTCGCCCACGCCAACCTGCTGCTGGCCCACCCCGAGGACTCGGGGAACCTGGAGCAGGCGCGCAAGATCGCCGAGGACGTGCTCGCCGATACCAAGGAGGGCACCGGGGTGCAGAAGGCCGAGGCCCATCTGGTGATGGGCCGCACCTTCATGGCGTCCTCCCGCGAGCTGGCCATCGAGCATTTCGAGTCCGCGCTGGCCATCTCCTCGGAGCTGGAGCGGGTGCACTACTACCGGGCGCTGTTGGATGAGTCCTCGGGAGACTACTCGGCGGCGATCGGCCGCCTGCAGAAGCGGCTCGAGCAGGATCCGGAGCATTGGGAGACGATCAGCACCCTGGTGCGCATCTACCTCGAGGTGGGTGAGCCGCAGCTGGCGCGTCAGCTCTACGAGACCCGGCTCAAGGCCGCCCCGAACGACTTCCAGACGCTCCTGGCGAGCGCGGTGATGCGCTACCAGGCCGAGGGCTCCCTCCAGGCCGCGTTGAAAGCCCTGCGCGGCATGCTGGACAACCGCGACAAGTACGATCAGCGCCAGGTCGCGGAGCTGCTGCTGCACCTGTCCATCACCGAGCGCCTGGCCAACAACCTGGATGCCTCGGCCAAGGCCGGCCGCGAGGCCCTGCAACTGGAGAAGAACAACCCCGCGGTCCACCTCCAGCTCTTCTTCGTGTCCCTGGCGCGCAAGGATGCCGCCGAGGCCACCAGCCACCTGGCCATCCTCAAGGGTCACCTGGGCGAGCCCGCCCTGGAGAAGATCCTCGAGGGTCGCCTGCGGCTGCTCGAGCGCAAGCCCGCCGAGGCGATGACGCTCTTCACCGAGGCCGCGAAGCTGGATCCGCGCCACACGGACGCCCTGCTGCTCGCGGGAGTGGCCGCCGCCCAGGACGGACGCCGGGAAGAGGCCTTCCGGGTGCTCGCCCAGGCGCTGCTGGGAGATCCCCACCGGGTCGCCCCGAGGCCCGTCCTCACGCCCTTCTACCAGCGCCCCGGAGAGCTCATCCAGGGCCTGGATGGCTCCATCGCGGGAATCGCCCGCGGGGATGACGACCTGTTGCCCTTCCTCTACGAGGGGCTCTTGCGCTACCACCAGGGTGAAGGCGCGGCCGCGGAGAAGATGTTCAAGAAGGTGTCCGACGTGGACGCCAGCAATGCTCAAGCGTCCTCCTTCCGCGCGCTGCTCGCCATGGCCCGCAGGGACCGCAAGAGCGCGGACGACGCCAAGGGACATGCCGCGCGCGCGGTGGCGGGAGGGCGACAGGTGGCGCTCGCCCACTACGTCCAGGGGCTCGTGCTGATCAACTCCAAGCAGGTGGAGCCCGCCCGCAAGTCCCTGCGCGAGGCGGTGGCGCTCGCCCCGAAGCTGTACGCGGCCGAGGTGAAGCTGGGCGAGTTGGAGGCCCCCTCCAGTCCCGGCCCGGTGCGCGAGCGCCTGGTCCGGCTGTTGGGGATCGATCCCTCGTACCTGCCCGCCAAGCGCGTGCTCTACCTGATCGACAAACGAGGTTGA
- the purH gene encoding bifunctional phosphoribosylaminoimidazolecarboxamide formyltransferase/IMP cyclohydrolase, translated as MLALLSVSDKRGLVPFAQGLVRLGFELLSTGGTLAALQAAGVPARKVSEHTQSPEILGGRVKTLHPRIHGGILGRLELEEDRAEMAAHGIAPISLVAVNLYPFRQTVASGAPEADVIEQIDIGGPAMVRASAKNFRHVTVVVDPEDYPAVLSELEASRATSEQTRRRLMRKAFAHTAAYDASIAGWLGEQATEPFPQELSLTYQKVQSLRYGENPHQRGAFYREHAAPAEPTVAFSRVLQGKELSYNNILDLDAALGLVLEFPEQPCAVIIKHNTPCGVALDGSLVTAYRTARAIDEVSAFGGIVALNREVDRACAEALAETFLEAVIAPSYSAEALQLLAAKKNLRLLEAGPALASPTARPRAQLEARSVSGGLVVHDRDAVEPPLEWKVVSKRAPTPEEEKALRFAWRVCKHVKSNAIVFSNGQKLLAAGGGQTSRVDSAKIATARGGEALKGSAVASDAFFPFRDGLDEAARAGATCVVQPGGSVRDAELIAAADEHGMAMVLTGVRHFRH; from the coding sequence GTGCTGGCTCTCCTCAGCGTCTCCGATAAACGCGGTCTGGTTCCCTTCGCTCAAGGACTCGTTCGGCTCGGTTTCGAGCTGCTGTCCACCGGAGGCACGCTCGCGGCGCTCCAAGCGGCGGGTGTTCCCGCCCGGAAGGTGTCCGAGCACACCCAGAGCCCGGAGATCCTCGGCGGCCGGGTGAAGACGCTCCACCCCCGCATCCACGGTGGCATCCTCGGACGGCTGGAGCTGGAGGAGGATCGCGCGGAGATGGCCGCTCATGGCATCGCGCCCATCTCGCTCGTGGCGGTCAACCTCTACCCCTTCCGCCAGACGGTGGCCTCCGGCGCCCCCGAGGCCGACGTCATCGAGCAGATCGACATCGGCGGACCGGCCATGGTGCGCGCCTCGGCCAAGAACTTCCGCCACGTGACGGTGGTGGTGGACCCCGAGGACTACCCGGCCGTGCTGTCCGAGCTCGAGGCGTCTCGCGCCACGAGCGAGCAGACGCGCCGGCGGCTCATGCGCAAGGCGTTCGCGCACACGGCCGCCTATGACGCCTCCATCGCGGGCTGGCTGGGGGAGCAGGCCACCGAGCCCTTTCCCCAGGAGCTGTCGCTCACGTACCAGAAGGTGCAGAGCCTGCGCTACGGGGAGAACCCGCACCAGCGCGGTGCCTTCTACCGCGAGCACGCCGCGCCCGCCGAGCCCACCGTGGCCTTCTCGCGCGTCCTCCAGGGCAAGGAGCTGTCCTACAACAACATCCTGGACCTGGATGCGGCGCTGGGGCTGGTGCTGGAGTTCCCCGAGCAGCCCTGCGCGGTCATCATCAAGCACAACACGCCCTGCGGCGTGGCGCTGGATGGCTCGCTGGTGACGGCCTACCGCACGGCGCGCGCCATCGACGAGGTGTCCGCCTTCGGTGGCATCGTGGCGCTCAACCGCGAGGTGGACCGGGCATGCGCCGAGGCCCTGGCGGAGACCTTCCTCGAGGCCGTCATCGCCCCGTCCTACTCGGCCGAGGCCCTGCAGTTGCTCGCGGCCAAGAAGAACCTGCGCCTGCTGGAGGCGGGGCCCGCGCTGGCCTCGCCCACGGCCCGCCCCCGGGCGCAGCTCGAGGCGCGCAGCGTGTCCGGTGGCCTCGTGGTGCACGACCGGGACGCGGTGGAGCCGCCGCTGGAGTGGAAGGTGGTCAGCAAGCGGGCGCCTACCCCGGAGGAGGAGAAGGCCCTGCGCTTCGCCTGGCGGGTGTGCAAGCACGTGAAGAGCAACGCCATCGTCTTCTCCAACGGCCAGAAGCTGTTGGCCGCGGGCGGCGGACAGACGAGCCGCGTGGACTCGGCGAAGATCGCCACCGCGCGAGGCGGCGAGGCCCTCAAGGGCAGTGCCGTGGCCTCGGACGCCTTCTTCCCCTTCCGCGACGGGCTCGACGAGGCGGCCCGTGCCGGAGCCACCTGCGTGGTGCAGCCCGGGGGCTCGGTGCGCGACGCGGAATTGATTGCCGCCGCGGATGAACATGGCATGGCAATGGTTCTCACGGGAGTGAGACACTTCCGGCACTGA
- a CDS encoding sigma factor-like helix-turn-helix DNA-binding protein encodes MSEVKQQRPEEEAPEEAEGGAERRRSKTMSRKEMARDLRRRRLTGQVDPEESDLLQAVDSQRPKTRADCVNGARPCLFVSCKHNLYLDVNPETGSIKLNFPDKEIWELEHTCALDVAEKGGITLEEVGAIMNLTRERIRQVETRGLLKLREATEAEPPVSARKP; translated from the coding sequence ATGTCTGAAGTGAAGCAGCAGCGGCCGGAGGAGGAGGCGCCCGAGGAGGCGGAGGGTGGGGCGGAGCGCCGTCGCTCGAAGACGATGTCGCGCAAGGAGATGGCTCGCGACCTGCGGCGCCGCCGCCTGACGGGTCAGGTCGACCCCGAGGAGAGCGATCTGCTCCAGGCCGTCGACTCGCAACGGCCGAAGACCCGGGCGGACTGCGTGAACGGCGCCCGGCCGTGCCTGTTCGTGTCGTGTAAGCACAACCTGTACCTGGATGTGAACCCGGAGACGGGCTCCATCAAGCTCAACTTCCCGGACAAGGAAATCTGGGAATTGGAGCATACCTGCGCGCTGGACGTGGCGGAGAAGGGTGGCATCACGCTCGAGGAGGTGGGGGCCATCATGAACCTCACCCGCGAGCGCATCCGCCAGGTGGAGACGCGCGGTCTCCTGAAGCTGCGCGAGGCCACCGAGGCCGAGCCGCCAGTCTCCGCGCGCAAGCCCTAG
- a CDS encoding serine/threonine-protein kinase, with product MTLEAGTPIGKYVVKSKLAEGGMAEIYLATARGPEGFEKEVVIKRVRSFLSDDEGFVRMFIQEARLASRLNHANVVQIFDFDKHEDSYYLAMEYVRGTSLWNLRKRCREKGIRIPPVLVAYIGSQVAAGLHYAHRTRSPEGETLGLVHRDVTPHNVLLSFDGAVKLTDFGIAKAGNKLTQPGVLKGKFAYMAPEQARGEEVDARTDVFALGVVLWEMLTGGRLFDGESDVAVLRAVQESVIVPPARLNPDVPELLNEVVCTALEREPAARYQSAGELERALAQCVLRGATSVDDTDLGTFVRRLFDVPLTQFMLSPAVLQDRSQRHRSGSTAVAPGVPAPERAEPPSASRGGPEPQVGSAPAAPREATAVMPGSTPSSGSQRLAPGDEPEASLVSAPTLVLTRDVPGGQEAKASAASPRAPTTPAAPLPAVRQSRSLPPVGVTSPEASAVKAPEPAVAAQASEVARPLPGSSRGRLAGGVGLGVLVLLGGGLMWRASTAPSPEGAPAPVPAPTAAPDNKEVAGSSPRAGAEAPPVPPPAQEAVVAAAPATGAPSTPATAPVPSVPIQPSEAAPQATPAVKAKGTLVVQAIPYADVYLDGKLVRREVQGTWSTSLVPGTYQLKFVHPNHSDSSKVTITANGRTMKSFRLPGR from the coding sequence GTGACCCTCGAAGCAGGCACCCCCATTGGCAAGTACGTCGTCAAGAGCAAGCTCGCCGAGGGGGGCATGGCGGAGATCTACCTGGCCACCGCCCGGGGGCCGGAGGGGTTCGAGAAGGAAGTCGTCATCAAGCGCGTGCGCTCGTTCCTGTCGGACGACGAGGGCTTCGTGCGGATGTTCATCCAGGAGGCGCGGCTGGCCTCGCGGCTCAACCACGCCAACGTGGTGCAGATCTTCGACTTCGACAAGCACGAGGACTCGTACTACCTGGCCATGGAGTACGTGCGCGGCACCTCGCTGTGGAACCTGCGCAAGCGCTGCCGGGAGAAGGGCATCCGCATCCCCCCGGTGCTGGTGGCGTACATCGGCTCCCAGGTGGCGGCGGGGCTGCACTACGCGCACCGCACGCGCTCCCCGGAGGGCGAGACGCTGGGGCTGGTGCACCGCGACGTCACGCCGCACAACGTGCTCCTGTCCTTCGATGGGGCGGTGAAGCTCACCGACTTCGGCATCGCCAAGGCGGGCAACAAGCTCACCCAGCCGGGCGTGCTCAAGGGGAAGTTCGCGTACATGGCCCCGGAGCAGGCGCGCGGGGAAGAGGTGGACGCGCGCACGGACGTGTTCGCGCTCGGCGTGGTGCTCTGGGAGATGCTCACCGGAGGCCGCTTGTTCGACGGCGAGTCGGACGTGGCCGTGCTCCGGGCGGTGCAGGAGAGCGTCATCGTGCCGCCGGCCCGGCTCAATCCGGACGTGCCGGAGCTCCTCAACGAGGTGGTGTGCACCGCGCTGGAGCGCGAGCCGGCGGCGCGCTACCAGTCGGCCGGCGAGCTGGAGCGCGCGCTGGCCCAGTGCGTGCTGCGCGGCGCCACCAGCGTGGACGACACGGACCTGGGCACCTTCGTGCGGCGGCTCTTCGACGTGCCGCTCACCCAGTTCATGCTGTCGCCGGCCGTGCTGCAGGACCGCTCCCAGCGCCATCGTTCTGGCAGCACCGCCGTGGCGCCCGGCGTGCCCGCGCCCGAGCGTGCCGAGCCGCCGTCCGCGTCCAGGGGGGGGCCCGAGCCCCAGGTCGGGAGCGCGCCCGCCGCCCCGCGTGAAGCCACCGCCGTGATGCCGGGAAGCACTCCGTCCTCCGGCTCCCAGCGGCTCGCTCCGGGGGACGAGCCCGAGGCCTCCCTGGTGTCCGCGCCCACCCTCGTCCTCACCCGTGACGTGCCGGGCGGGCAGGAGGCGAAGGCCAGTGCCGCTTCCCCGCGGGCGCCGACGACCCCGGCGGCCCCGCTTCCCGCGGTGAGGCAGTCGCGCTCCCTGCCGCCGGTGGGTGTGACCTCTCCAGAGGCGTCGGCGGTGAAGGCTCCGGAACCAGCCGTGGCGGCACAGGCCAGCGAGGTGGCGCGTCCGCTCCCGGGCTCGAGCCGCGGACGCCTGGCCGGAGGGGTGGGCCTGGGCGTCCTCGTGCTCCTGGGTGGGGGGCTGATGTGGAGAGCGTCCACCGCGCCGTCCCCGGAGGGGGCTCCCGCGCCCGTGCCTGCTCCCACTGCTGCTCCTGATAATAAGGAGGTGGCCGGGTCCTCACCCCGAGCTGGAGCGGAGGCTCCTCCGGTGCCCCCTCCGGCCCAGGAAGCCGTGGTGGCCGCTGCACCGGCCACGGGCGCGCCGTCCACTCCGGCGACAGCACCGGTGCCGTCCGTGCCAATCCAGCCGTCCGAGGCGGCCCCACAGGCCACACCCGCCGTGAAGGCCAAGGGGACACTCGTCGTCCAGGCCATCCCGTATGCCGACGTCTACCTGGACGGCAAGCTCGTCAGGCGCGAGGTCCAGGGCACCTGGAGCACGTCGCTCGTTCCGGGCACCTACCAGTTGAAGTTCGTCCACCCCAACCACTCCGACTCCTCCAAGGTCACCATCACCGCCAACGGCCGGACGATGAAGAGCTTCCGCCTGCCCGGGCGTTGA